ACCTCGTAATCGAGCTCGATCCCGCGATTGATGGGGCCGGGATGCATGACGACCGCATCGGGCTTCATACGTTTGACCCGCTCCCTGGTCAGGCCGAACATGGCGGTGTATTCCCGTGACGAGGGTATGAGCCCGCCGGTCTGGCGCTCTTTCTGGATACGGAGCATATAGAGCACATCATACTCCGGCAGAATTCCGTCGAAATCATAGTGGACATCGACTCCGAAGGCATCCATATGGATGGGAATGAGGGTTGACGGCCCACAGAGATCAACCTGGGCGCCCATGGTTTTCAGCCCCCAGATATCGGAGCGCGCCACCCGTGAATGCGTGATGTCGCCGACAATGAGAACCCTGAGCCCGTCGAGAGAGCCGAACCGCTCGCGCATGGTCAGCATATCGAGGAGCGCCTGTGTCGGGTGCTCGTGCGGACCATCCCCGGCGTTGATGATGCGGCACTTCGTGTGATTTGCCAGAAACTGGGGCG
The bacterium DNA segment above includes these coding regions:
- a CDS encoding aspartate carbamoyltransferase catalytic subunit; amino-acid sequence: MAFGLDHLFGLKGVSKEDITTILDTAVSFREVLDRPIRIVPTLKGVAVLNLFFEDSTRTRISFELAERRLSAEVVSFAKSSSSVSKGESLRDTVRNIEAMKIDIIVTRHSSPGTPQFLANHTKCRIINAGDGPHEHPTQALLDMLTMRERFGSLDGLRVLIVGDITHSRVARSDIWGLKTMGAQVDLCGPSTLIPIHMDAFGVDVHYDFDGILPEYDVLYMLRIQKERQTGGLIPSSREYTAMFGLTRERVKRMKPDAVVMHPGPINRGIELDYEVADSPKSLILDQVTNGEAVRMAVLYLLSGRKEE